CAACCCACCCTGTCCCCACTCTTCTACAAAGTTTATATCTCCTCCCTGTTCTGCACAAGCATCGTGGCTCCAGGACTGATTATTGGATATCTGTACGTCCAGCTGGCACGCACCTATTGGGTTTCACAGACAGAGACCTTCAAACAAACCAAGAAACTGCCCAATCAAAAGGTCAGTGTTTGATTTCTAATTTCTTATCATGTAAAACACATCAGCCTGCCCTCTCATGATGGATGTAGTTGAAGGATTCCAAATGTGAAGCCAAAGTCCAAATGTTCTTGACCAGTAGAACTTCTGCCAATGTAGAAACTCACTCAGTCTTTTTAGGAGGATTTCCTCTGGGGAGTCTGTGTGCAAGCTATCATTTCTCTGATCAGTTTATTTAGAGCTTACTCATTTATACAAAAACTAGGGATGCGTCAGTCCTGAAATTCCAGACAATCCAATTCACCAATGACATtaggcccataaagtgggggtgggggggcaaatgtctgatattattatttttttctcctgtcattccataaatgttgcTGTGGTCAGATCAGATTGGTTCTGTGTTTCCTTTGCTTGTTCCTCGGTGCTTCCTTGCTCTAACTCCTGCAGTCAGTTGATGGTGCAGCTGCAtcagttcaaacctgcctttcagacgcacTGAATATAGACGCACAATCAGCAACTagtttcaggtttggtcaatcacattgcacgcgctaaataaatatttgcatttactcctcccaataattttgcacaTTCTGTCAGAAATGCCCGTATTTCATATTCATCAGGacaaacatgctaaatgggttgGACCAGCTGAGTTCCCATTTGACCGACGAGaccttcagtgtgtcctgttagtagatcaACTTCAACGTGTTTTTACGTATGCAGTAAAGTTTGTGCACGTTTTTACACCATCGTGCTCCTGTTCTGGGCCTGTTTCctgtcatagtagtagtagtagtagtagtattagtagtagtagtagtagcagtagtagtagtagtagcagcagcagtagtagcagtagtagtagtagtagtagtagtagtagcagtagtagcagtagtagtagtagtagtattaactctCCTGAACCTCCTTCCAGGTGCTCTACCTGATCTTCACCATCGTGCTCCTGTTCTGGGCCTGTttcctgtagtagtagtagtagtagtaacagtagtaatagtagtagtagtagtagtaacagtagtagtagtaatagtagtagtagtaacagtagtagtagtaacagtagtagtagtattaactctCCTGAACCTCCTTCCAGGTGCTCTACCTGATCTTCACCATTGTGCTCCTGTTCTGGGCCTGTTTCCTGCCCTTCTGGGTCTGGCAGCTGCTGACTCAGTTCCATCCGTCCTTGTCTCTGTCCAACAAAGCCAAGCGGAACATCAACTACCTGACCACGTGTCTGACCTACTCCAACAGCTGCATCAACCCCTTCCTCTACACGCTTCTCACCAAGAACTACAAGGAGTACCTGAGGAAGCGCCGGCGGGTGTGGTCGGCCAGCAGCTACTTCAACAGGAGGAGTCCTTTTCAACGTTCGCCTCGCCGCTCGCCGTCCGCCAGCAGTCAGCAGTTTACGGAAAGTTTCAGCCTCACGCACACGGCGTCCGTACGAACGCACAACAGCAGTTTATGAGGTAAGAGCACAGCCATGACAACACACGTCCAGAACATCCTTCTGCTCACCACAGCAGAGGTGGATGATGCACCTGCACTACATAACAGGGCTgtagtattatgggatggtggaggcctaattcactacataacacaactatggtattatgggatggtggaggtctaattcactacataacacaactatggtattatgggatggtggaggtctaattcactacataacacaactatggtattatgggatggtggagGCCTTATTAGTGCTATTGGGTCTGATCAAGTGGTACACATGGACACATGTCATGTTCGACGGTCTCTGTCATGTAAACAGAGTAACTtacatgcatgtattatacatatttgagtatgtatttataagcactttaacatcatgtacaaacaaaataacaacatttggggagataaaatgttTAGATAAAAAATGTCacattactgctcagtaacatgaGGACTTGAAATAGACAtccattttttaagctttatgcaaacattcaaaacatgtggttctcgacAGAAGTTGATATCAAATAGGACAAAACTTTTTAGATATTATCTtcagctatgctgaaaataaattttggcgTGAAATATTGAAAAGTTTCTGTGTTATTGACACGAGAACGTGGTACCATGTGGACAGGCTGCTATAGTAACATGTGGACCACTGTATGCATCACCCagaatgttgacttattttttaaaacaagccagatataatcacaatgttttatttgatgtgtttaacaccagtgttgggctcatt
The nucleotide sequence above comes from Sphaeramia orbicularis chromosome 19, fSphaOr1.1, whole genome shotgun sequence. Encoded proteins:
- the LOC115439331 gene encoding urotensin-2 receptor-like, producing MTTVSMEPVGVLVDRGANATDAPLSANGVTAATFTIGTILSIMCLVGILGNIYTLVVMCHSMRSAASMYIYIINLALADLLYLLTIPFVVCTHFLGGWYFGNAGCKILISMDFLTMHASIFTLTIMSTERYFAVLKPLDTVKRSKSYRKAIAVLVWAASLILTLPMVVSIQLMTVGNKTMCQPTLSPLFYKVYISSLFCTSIVAPGLIIGYLYVQLARTYWVSQTETFKQTKKLPNQKVLYLIFTIVLLFWACFLPFWVWQLLTQFHPSLSLSNKAKRNINYLTTCLTYSNSCINPFLYTLLTKNYKEYLRKRRRVWSASSYFNRRSPFQRSPRRSPSASSQQFTESFSLTHTASVRTHNSSL